Proteins encoded within one genomic window of Brassica rapa cultivar Chiifu-401-42 chromosome A09, CAAS_Brap_v3.01, whole genome shotgun sequence:
- the LOC103838335 gene encoding uncharacterized protein At4g02000-like, whose translation MADLKGKGICYEEDDEPIQLTDQGDSPTIRDYKLSLIGKVLNPKKQSVVKLIQTMPAQWEMQDKITANDLGNGKFLLNFATEEDLQSVLRQGPFHYNFCMFVLVRWEPVVHDEYPWIIPFWVEITGIPLHLWTIGNLKNIGKRLGHIDTVELSAGRMLIDVDTRRPLTFKRKIASPEGDEVWIQIHYERLFKYCKTCRMLTHEEALCPTKVTPLAVQGERSDVFSRVQLPANVESRQSLLRDKERERVGMAEMAMAEEIAVVDHL comes from the coding sequence ATGGCGGATCTGAAAGGGAAAGGGATTTGCTACGAGGAAGATGACGAGCCCATTCAATTAACAGATCAGGGAGATTCTCCCACCATCCGCGATTACAAGCTTTCTCTCATCGGCAAGGTACTGAACCCTAAGAAACAGTCTGTGGTGAAGCTCATCCAGACCATGCCAGCGCAGTGGGAGATGCAGGACAAAATCACTGCTAATGATCTTGGTAATGGCAAGTTTCTTCTGAACTTTGCGACAGAAGAGGATCTACAATCTGTCCTTAGGCAAGGTCCCTTCCACTATAACTTCTGCATGTTTGTGTTAGTTCGTTGGGAGCCAGTGGTTCACGATGAATACCCTTGGATCATCCCGTTTTGGGTCGAGATCACGGGCATTCCTCTACATCTCTGGACGATTGGAAATCTCAAAAACATTGGGAAAAGACTAGGCCATATTGATACGGTGGAACTGTCTGCAGGACGCATGCTTATTGATGTTGATACTAGGAGGCCTCTCACTTTCAAGAGGAAGATTGCATCGCCAGAAGGTGATGAAGTTTGGATTCAGATACATTACGAGAGGCTATTCAAGTATTGTAAGACCTGTCGAATGCTTACTCACGAGGAGGCTCTTTGCCCAACGAAGGTAACGCCTTTGGCAGTCCAAGGAGAGCGATCTGATGTTTTCTCCAGGGTACAGCTCCCGGCAAATGTAGAATCTCGACAGTCTTTGCTGcgagataaagagagagagagagtaggtATGGCAGAGATGGCTATGGCAGAAGAGATCGCCGTAGTAGATCACCTCTGA
- the LOC103838286 gene encoding remorin isoform X2 → MGQAKQAKNDSPLHEQCTTILSSNQNENFVEIEKEKTIALINAWEENEKAKAQTKAYKELCSIEAWENNMKTSLELDLKKMEENSEVEQAEYSKRFKKKIPEIEKIAEAKREKIEKLKEQKSINLKKMSEKLSATPNAYPPKTKTCGCF, encoded by the exons ATGGGACAAGCTAAACAAGCCAAGAACGATTCTCCGCTACATGAGCAGTGTACTACTATTTTGTCTTCAAATCAAA ATGAAAATTTTGTTGagatagagaaagagaagaCTATTGCGTTGATAAATGCATGGGAAGAGAACGAGAAGGCGAAAGCTCAGACCAA AGCGTACAAAGAACTTTGCTCCATTGAAGCATGGGAGAACAACATGAAGACATCTCTAGAGTTAGATTTGAAGAAAATGGAG GAAAATTCAGAAGTGGAGCAAGCTGAGTATTCAAAaagattcaagaaaaaaataccAGAAATTGAAAAAATTGCAGAAGCGAAAAGAGAAAAAATTGAGAAACTAAAGGAGCAAAAGTCTATCAACTTGAAAAAAATGAGTGAGAAGCTAAGTGCAACTCCAAATGCTTATCCACCCAAAACCAAAACCTGTGGATGTTTCTAG
- the LOC117128466 gene encoding uncharacterized protein LOC117128466: MKIISWNCRGIGNDLTVRRLTEMCQKHRPGLVFLSETKNRKPLLQNIQADLGFDHLFTVEPLGLSGVIDGIKVYMTFVYGDPVLERRDHVWERLTRFSTIRTGPWFMIGDFNEIMGHNEKEGGRQRPDSSFLAFKQMLNDCGMLEFPFTGDMLSWVGKRAGGTTVRCRLDRAVGNADSHEKFPHTGVKYMRLWGSDHRPILADILTKPTRRIKKFKFDKRWLDNEELRQVILEGWKSPDLPPNATIMEHISSCRKALSEWRRQHNVNSAKLVEELKEKVEGLYADDNATTEVIAAALKELSDALKAEEMFWKQKSRVFWLREGDRNTKFFHALTKQRRARNKITQLRDVNGNVVEDEEGLVAIATSYFRQIFESSNPEDIEEALVQIPTTITGAMNDNLTCPVTEWEIKVALFAMHPEKAPGPDGMTALFYQKFWDIVKDDLTHMRLKRVLPGLISETQSAFVVGRQISDNIMIAQEMFHALRTKPSGRNKRMAIKTDMSKAYDMMEWSFIEAVMRKMGFSGTWIAWIMRCITSVKYKRISANSRQEIKDVLGIQNEGGMGNYLGIPEDISGSKCKLFVFLKDKLMHRVNGWTGRWLSKGGKEVLIKSILLALPTYVMSMFLLPLEICENLAAAIAKFWWSSNPPKRGMHWAKWEKICLPREEGGIGFRLIHEFNLALLAKQLWRLVQFPDSLVARVLKGRYYRLCSPLSVIPASSPSYVWTSISAARELLMMGIRQKVHSGYEVKILQDPWIPTVPARAAHPVAPVMNPNMRVSDLINQDSKDWDVSLLEKYVNRDDIPLIRSLAISSAHRRDTFCWSYTRNGQYTVKSGYWVARTLLKPEEEKEVVEPSITEIQAFAWKLKAPKKICHLIWQLLTGHVAVTRNLVRRKMRCDNYCPRCGEPEESVTHAIFECPPAMQAWLLSSTPTSPNLFPVSSVYTNMDYLFWRKSIIDPEQDRDPYPWIIWYIWKARNDKLFRGIDRDPLELVRYAESECQAWFDANEVPQLVIQESNTEEPQVLSLGNICLLDGSWTSTDHFSGCGWVWMDNGSNIQLMGTRNIIRRESALHSELEALRWAMENMLQHSTCQSFGTDCKDLIAMLKEPHAWPSFATELERIETLQICFPEFSIIHVPRARNQTSDSLAKTARSFHRELLFIGCSIPVWLPRPPLA; the protein is encoded by the exons ATGAAGATAATCAGCTGGAACTGTAGAGGGATAGGGAACGACCTCACAGTTCGACGCCTTACGGAGATGTGTCAGAAGCATCGCCCAGGACTTGTGTTCCTTTCTGAGACGAAGAATAGGAAGCCGTTGTTGCAAAACATTCAGGCTGACCTAGgttttgatcatttgtttacCGTTGAGCCACTTGGCCTCAGCGGag TCATTGATGGAATAAAAGTCTATATGACGTTTGTTTATGGGGATCCTGTATTGGAAAGACGGGATCATGTATGGGAACGTCTTACGCGTTTCTCAACAATAAGAACTGGCCCCTGGTTTATGATTGGAGATTTTAACGAAATTATGGGTCATAATGAGAAAGAGGGAGGAAGACAACGTCCTGATAGCTCCTTCCTGGCTTTTAAACAAATGCTCAATGATTGTGGTATGCTGGAGTTTCCTTTCACGGGGGACATGCTTTCTTGGGTAGGAAAGAGAGCAGGAGGGACAACTGTCAGATGTCGTTTAGACAGAGCTGTAGGAAATGCGGACTCGCATGAGAAATTTCCGCATACGGGGGTTAAGTATATGAGGTTATGGGGATCGGATCATCGTCCGATTCTTGCAGACATACTCACAAAGCCAACGAGGAGAATAAAAAAGTTTAAGTTTGACAAAAGATGGCTGGATAATGAGGAGTTAAGGCAAGTCATTCTCGAGGGATGGAAATCACCTGATCTCCCTCCTAATGCGACTATAATGGAACACATTTCGAGTTGCCGCAAAGCCTTGAGCGAATGGAGGAGACAACATAATGTTAATTCCGCGAAATTGGTGGAGGAGCTTAAGGAGAAAGTGGAGGGCCTATATGCTGATGATAATGCTACAACTGAAGTGATTGCAGCAGCTCTGAAGGAACTATCTGATGCTCTTAAAGCAGAAGAAATGTTCTGGAAACAGAAGAGTCGAGTGTTTTGGTTGCGTGAAGGGGACAGAAATACAAAATTCTTTCATGCTTTGACGAAGCAAAGAAGGGCCCGGAACAAGATAACGCAGCTCCGGGATGTAAATGGTAATGTTGTAGAGGATGAAGAAGGGTTAGTAGCCATTGCTACAAGCTATTTTAGACAGATTTTTGAATCGTCTAATCCAGAGGATATTGAAGAAGCATTGGTTCAGATTCCTACGACGATTACTGGAGCAATGAATGACAATCTGACATGCCCGGTCACTGAATGGGAGATCAAAGTAGCGCTTTTTGCCATGCATCCTGAGAAGGCTCCAGGCCCGGATGGGATGACTGCGCTTTTTTACCAGAAATTCTGGGATATTGTGAAGGATGATTTAACTCATATG AGATTGAAGAGAGTACTGCCAGGCTTGATATCAGAAACTCAATCAGCTtttgtggtaggaagacaaATCTCAGATAATATTATGATAGCCCAAGAAATGTTCCACGCCCTGAGAACCAAACCAAGTGGTCGAAACAAAAGAATGGCTATCAAGACGGACATGAGTAAAGCATACGACATGATGGAATGGTCATTTATTGAGGCTGTCATGCGAAAGATGGGCTTCTCGGGAACATGGATCGCCTGGATAATGCGATGCATTACGTCGGTTAAGTACAAG CGAATCAGTGCAAATAGTAGGCAAGAGATTAAAGATGTACTTGGAATCCAAAATGAAGGAGGAATGGGAAATTACCTTGGTATCCCGGAAGACATAAGTGGGTCTAAGTGCAAGCTCTTTGTGTTTCTCAAGGATAAGCTCATGCATAGAGTGAATGGTTGGACAGGTAGGTGGCTATCAAAAGGAGGCAAGGAAGTACTGATTAAATCTATTTTGCTAGCGCTTCCAACTTATGTAATGTCTATGTTCCTTCTCCCCTTGGAGATATGCGAAAACCTAGCAGCGGCTATTGCTAAATTTTGGTGGAGTTCAAATCCACCGAAACGAGGAATGCACTGGGCGAAATGGGAAAAAATCTGTCTACCAAGAGAGGAGGGTGGGATTGGCTTTCGTTTGATCCATGAGTTTAATCTGGCTCTTTTGGCGAAACAGCTATGGAGGCTTGTCCAGTTCCCTGACTCTTTGGTAGCCCGGGTGTTGAAAGGAAGATATTATAGGTTGTGCTCACCACTAAGTGTAATCCCAGCTAGTAGCCCATCATATGTGTGGACTAGTATCTCGGCGGCAAGGGAGTTGTTGATGATGGGAATCAGACAGAAGGTACACTCAGGATATGAAGTCAAGATCTTGCAGGATCCGTGGATTCCAACGGTGCCGGCGAGAGCAGCTCACCCTGTGGCCCCAGTTATGAACCCCAACATGAGAGTGAGCGATCTCATTAATCAGGATTCGAAGGATTGGGATGTGAGTCTTTTGGAGAAATACGTCAATCGGGATGACATACCTCTTATACGGAGCTTAGCCATAAGCTCGGCCCACCGACGGGATACATTTTGCTGGAGCTACACAAGGAATGGACAATACACGGTcaaatctggatattgggtggCTCGGACTTTACTAAAGCCAGAGGAAGAAAAGGAAGTTGTGGAGCCAAGTATTACTGAAattcaagcctttgcttggaagctGAAGGCGCCGAAgaagatatgtcatcttatatggcaattgtTAACTGGTCATGTGGCAGTAACAAGGAACTTAGTAAGACGCAAGATGAGGTGTGATAACTACTGTCCAAGATGCGGAGAACCTGAAGAATCAGTAACCCATGCCATTTTTGAGTGTCCACCAGCTATGCAGGCCTGGTTATTATCATCAACTCCAACAAGTCCGAATTTGTTTCCAGTATCAAGCGTCTACACGAACATGGATTATCTATTCTGGAGGAAAAGCATCATTGACCCAGAACAAGACAGGGATCCTTATCCGTGGATAATCTGGTACATCTGGAAGGCCAGGAATGATAAACTCTTTAGAGGTATAGACAGAGACCCATTAGAGCTGGTTAGATATGCAGAAAGTGAATGCCAAGCCTGGTTTGATGCGAATGAAGTGCCACAACTAGTGATACAGGAAAGCAACACTGAGGAACCccaagtcttaagcttgggGAATATTTGCTTGCTAGATGGATCATGGACATCTACTGATCACTTcagtggatgtggatgggtGTGGATGGACAATGGGAGCAACATACAGCTTATGGGGACAAGAAATATCATTAGACGCGAATCAGCCCTGCATTCGGAACTTGAAGCACTGCGGTGGGCAATGGAGAATATGCTCCAACACTCGACATGCCAGAGTTTTGGGACAGACTGCAAGGACCTGATCGCAATGTTAAAAGAACCTCATGCttggccaagctttgcgacGGAACTGGAGAGGATAGAGACGCTTCAAATATGCTTCCCGGAATTCAGCATCATTCATGTTCCAAGAGCGCGCAATCAGACTTCAGACTCTTTAGCTAAAACTGCGAGATCCTTCCATAGGGAGTtactttttattggttgttctattccggtctggttacctaGACCACCTCtagcttga
- the LOC103838286 gene encoding remorin isoform X1: MKKKTNEKRNPNMGQAKQAKNDSPLHEQCTTILSSNQNENFVEIEKEKTIALINAWEENEKAKAQTKAYKELCSIEAWENNMKTSLELDLKKMEENSEVEQAEYSKRFKKKIPEIEKIAEAKREKIEKLKEQKSINLKKMSEKLSATPNAYPPKTKTCGCF, translated from the exons atgaaaaagaagacGAACGAGAAGAGAAACCCTAACATGGGACAAGCTAAACAAGCCAAGAACGATTCTCCGCTACATGAGCAGTGTACTACTATTTTGTCTTCAAATCAAA ATGAAAATTTTGTTGagatagagaaagagaagaCTATTGCGTTGATAAATGCATGGGAAGAGAACGAGAAGGCGAAAGCTCAGACCAA AGCGTACAAAGAACTTTGCTCCATTGAAGCATGGGAGAACAACATGAAGACATCTCTAGAGTTAGATTTGAAGAAAATGGAG GAAAATTCAGAAGTGGAGCAAGCTGAGTATTCAAAaagattcaagaaaaaaataccAGAAATTGAAAAAATTGCAGAAGCGAAAAGAGAAAAAATTGAGAAACTAAAGGAGCAAAAGTCTATCAACTTGAAAAAAATGAGTGAGAAGCTAAGTGCAACTCCAAATGCTTATCCACCCAAAACCAAAACCTGTGGATGTTTCTAG